ACTTTATGGTCGCATCTTTGTAACGAGAAAGCAGGGCAAACGGAACTTATTTACATGTCAAAGGATAATTAGAAGAGGGTATATCGTTATAACATAAAGCGTTGATTCAAGCATTGGTAATCTAGATTTTATCATTATTCAAACATCTTTGATAATCAATGAAGATGGTTCATATAGCATTTCAGATTACTGTTGCATAAAGGGTTACATGTGAAGCCACTGGTCATTCTACCAAGGTAGTTGAAATGATGTCATCTATTTTCATCTTCTTTAGATTAGTTAATGTGTAATGGTCGCATTTTTTTTAGTAAATATGTGTGCATTCGAATTTGTATTGGATAATATAACAGATACTTGTATAATCAATTTTGTTCATAACACTTCATGAATTTGATAACTATTTACACATCAGTAACTTACGGAGTATGGTAACATTTACGGATATCGACGACTCTCCGACATTGTTCTTAGCAGTACATATgtacgtcccgtgttctgatctgtccagttgtcccaaTGACAACACCGGTGAGGCAATAATGTTGGTGTTGTTTGGTCGTGTCCAGAAaaaggtacagccaggtctacagtccgctgtacaggtgatgtccggtaacgtgtccccCTCTGTCCTAGTGTAGGCAGTGTTGGGCGGAGACAAGGACATTGAGTTTCCTGGACCAGCTGTTTATGAATGTGTGTGCAAATAGAGCTCATAATAATGTTTTATGCATATAATTCTTTATGTCATAATTCTTTGTCTTTCTATctacattttacaaaataaactaCGCATTCGCTGTTAAATATGAGGAGAGTTCTACTTGCTGCAACTAAATTTATGTTAATAAAAAGCATTCATATCTTAAATCGCTACGTTTAGGAACATCGCGGATAATACCTGCTATTTTGAGCGTATAGTCCTGACTGTCCAGTGTTGGGTTAAGTAGTTTATAGTTGGTACGTCTACAGTACCACACAGATTCATGGTCTCCCGTCTGTGGCTGTATGATCCACCGGAACACTGTACCAAGGTTTACTCCAGACGTGACACAGGAACAGACATCCGGAGTACAGGGGGAGGCTGGGCTGACCCAAACATTGTAACATTGGTCATTACCTACCTGTACACCACCTACTGGAGAAGTGACGTTAGGGCGGCGGTAAAACTGGACAAACATGGCCACCTCTGGTGCatcacacatcaatgtaaagtCAGTTCCAGGAACAGTGTACTCAGACGATCCGTTCAATGTAACAGCATCTATAATTAATATAGCAATGTATGGGTAACACAGCTCAACCGATCAACAGTGATATTGAAGGGTATTTATACACATTACAGACTATCACTGAATACTAAACATACAATAAACATGCGTATGATACGTAGTTTCCAATATTCATTGGCATTACCccttaaggggcatctaaacagcaaatccagtcaaaacattgatattttacaggcctatagatccctattatggtgcaatgtcacagaagtaacatgatggacttttagtatgtatcatggcaaaccctgggtcttgctgttgacatgtaatttgttaagctgtttgtaaatttcaacaaaacttaagaaaaatgcatgtttcagggggacataattaactcatttgtatcccatatattacacaaacttgccatgtcgttttgctcacaagtgtctaaagcacaaaataggagcattggttttaccagctttgacgttattgTATGTaaaaacgctgtttttattttgaccttgaattgcaaatggcggtcgtgaatgatatcatacaaatatggcatataaggaggtatttaaaacatcaaaaatgctcttattagacaatataaagtattcttgaagtggcaagaagactgcttttatgaaaaaatgttcaaccgttgagtttggggtaaaatatgcctatttctgaaaaaggctgtaaactcaccattttaacaaattgacattcaaatgttcatgttactatgatgagatgtcttaaaagtacgatataggagttttgttattaactgaaatgcctcctttaagccatatttgtgtaatattattcgcagctgccatttgcatttcaaggtcaaaacaaaataagtgtttatacgtacatacagtaaaatccggtcaaacaaatgctcctaccctgtgctatagatacttgtgaacataacagcatggctatttttcaggtttgatcatttgcgtgacttagaattattccatgccaaatcttaccacaaagttactctacagaagaaactggtagcatctatagcatattattggtgattgtaagaagctacatgtccaaacaaacattttggtatattacatgacattttttgtgcaaatcttaagatatttattcgtgtttgaaattcaacaatattctgctatatagatgacccttaaaccactcttattttttcttttatgtcttttattttttatcgtTTCTTGAATCcatttcttttaatatttgctttaattgatatttaaatgtgtattaattttaatttttgtgttttaCGTACAATCTTCTaggaaatattcatttttttcatggtaaatacacATTATCCCCATTTCCAGTAATGTCTGTATTGGTACATCCAAATATCACCCAACAGACAAACAAATATGTATCATACAACAGACCAAACAGCTATATCTGGTTAATGAAATAGCTTGGTAATTGTTTTTGTGTGAGGAATAGAAGAATTTTATCCGTTATGACCATACCTGATCACGTTCCAGTTATTCAATCCCCTTTTTTGAGTGATACTAGGTTGACAAGATTTAGAAAGAATGAAAAGTAAAGGTTTCTAATACCACATATCTCCTGAGTACAAAGAGGATATTTAATGGTTTACCGTTTAAATAACGCTTCACGAGTATAacagaatatagatatgttCACGAGTGCGAAGTACGAGTAAAAATAACGAAATATTCTGTCAGCGAGtgaattatgttatatttaacgggaaaccattcaattttctctttattgcatttcataaagtttaaaacaaaatcaataacattgaaaaattaatagcgtcaaaaagtgcgggaatcagtaatgacgtcatctctttgtgacgttactccacgtcaattTGACAGCGCCATTTAGAAAGTACTGATCAACACAATTTAAGCATTTACTGCTGTTATGGGAGAATCTGCATGAACAGCttacgtcaagtgagtattttgtgaaaaactagtctgaaaatttcagaaatacagcaaaataacctaTTTATCTATCCCCGCTTCGATTAGAAAAAAACAGCAAGTTTAAaagaggtgaatacaaaggtccgctctgattagtcataaacggaaaacttatatttccactgcaaactta
This genomic stretch from Pecten maximus chromosome 13, xPecMax1.1, whole genome shotgun sequence harbors:
- the LOC117340421 gene encoding uncharacterized protein LOC117340421: MFVLLFTVISLADAVTLNGSSEYTVPGTDFTLMCDAPEVAMFVQFYRRPNVTSPVGGVQVGNDQCYNVWVSPASPCTPDVCSCVTSGVNLGTVFRWIIQPQTGDHESVWYCRRTNYKLLNPTLDSQDYTLKIAVRSNSNKSTCDVYILDQGVNRGIESARRQGKIEQPIKFSNVLKAKDETTPDRTDEMYASITIFR